One Epinephelus fuscoguttatus linkage group LG10, E.fuscoguttatus.final_Chr_v1 genomic window carries:
- the LOC125896229 gene encoding 5-hydroxytryptamine receptor 3A-like encodes MKKVTTAGLIFISFSLLYGFVATLNCTSPTPKALFDALETELFPRKLFRPVGNFTDVLNVSIELIIVGILGVNEKDQTLTVFIWQILEWDIDGLSWDEKECGTTRVSVPREHLWVPDIVINEFMDEDKSPKTPYVYLYNTGRVFDDRPVRVIATCKLVIYTFPFDIQNCSLTFESYLHFAEDIKMNQIHSAAEILEESRNVIQTRGEWELVDIKQTQTTLEITEGSYSELKFFIILRRRPILYVVNLLLPSCFLITLDLFSFLLPPQSVDRSAFKMTLILGYTVFLLIMNDLLPVTGNTTPLINVLFSVSLALMVASLLETVFITNIQFSASKYRKVPHWLSVLVLRYLAVVVCLPPKKMSNRITVSLHPPARAMSPSIISSGDLQSVSGDTPHEKPPPDPALDELRKLSRDLMAIRLQIDKHAQGSNTSEEWQMIGLVIDRLLFGLYIAIISSLFITIITIWVWSDAELS; translated from the exons ATGAAAAAGGTGACAACAGCCGGGCTAATTTTTATCTCTTTTTCACTTCTTTAcg GTTTTGTTGCAACATTGAACTGCACCAGCCCAACACCTAAGGCCTTGTTTGATGCACTTGAGACTGAATTATTTCCAAGAAAACTATTTCGACCTGTAGGAAACTTTACAGATGTCCTGAACGTATCCATCGAACTGATTATAGTGGGAATTTTAGGAGTG AATGAAAAAGACCAGACCTTAACAGTATTCATATGGCAAATCCTG GAGTGGGATATAGACGGACTGAGCTGGGATGAGAAGGAATGTGGAACTACAAGAGTCTCTGTCCCTCGAGAACACCTTTGGGTCCCGGACATCGTCATCAACGAGTT CATGGACGAGGACAAATCTCCCAAAACGCCTTATGTCTACTTATACAACACAGGTCGTGTATTTGATGATAGGCCGGTCAGAGTGATCGCCACCTGCAAATTAGTCATCTACACTTTCCCCTTTGATATCCAAAACTGCTCACTGACCTTTGAATCATACCTGCACTTTG CTGAAGACATAAAGATGAATCAAATACATTCAGCTGCAGAGATCCTGGAGGAGTCCAGAAATGTGATACAGACCAGAGGAGAGTGGGAGCTTGTGGATATCAAACAAACTCAAACAACTCTTGAAATTACAGAGGGAAGCTACTCTGAGCTCAAATTCTTT ATCATTTTGAGACGTAGGCCAATCCTTTATGTGGTAAACCTCCTGTTGCCTAGCTGTTTCCTCATCACATTGGACCTCTTCAGCTTCCTGCTGCCTCCCCAAAGTGTGGATCGGTCCGCCTTTAAGATGACCCTCATCCTGGGCTACACCGTTTTCCTGCTCATCATGAATGACCTGCTGCCTGTCACTGGAAATACAACACCACTAATTa atgttttattctCAGTCAGTCTGGCACTGATGGTGGCCAGCCTGTTGGAGACAGTGTTTATCACCAACATCCAGTTCAGCGCCAGCAAGTACAGAAAGGTGCCTCACTGGCTCAGTGTCCTTGTTCTACGATatcttgctgttgttgtttgtctcccTCCAAAAAAGATGAGCAACCGCATCACAGTCTCCCTTCACCCACCTGCTAGAG cAATGAGTCCCAGCATCATCTCTTCAGGAGATCTTCAGAGCGTCTCTGGTGATACACCTCATGAGAAACCCCCTCCGGATCCAGCCCTGGACGAACTGAGGAAGCTGAGCAGAGATCTCATGGCCATCCGCCTCCAGATAGACAAACATGCCCAGGGGAGCAATACCTCAGAGGAATGGCAAATGATCGGATTAGTCATTGACCGTCTGCTTTTTGGCCTGTACATTGCCATTATCTCTTCCCTTTTTATCACTATCATAACCATCTGGGTCTGGAGTGACGCAGAACTTAGCTGA
- the LOC125896228 gene encoding 5-hydroxytryptamine receptor 3A-like: MKEVKIAGLLCISFSLLYGFVAPLNCTSPTPKALFDALETELFPRKLFRPVGNFTDVLNVSIEMTIVGILGVNEKEQTLTVFIWQYLEWDIDGLSWDEKECGTTRVSVPREQLWVPDIVINEFMDEDKSPITPYVYLYNTGHVYDDRPVRVIATCKLVIYTFPFDIQNCTLTFEPYLHFAEDIKMNQRHSAAEILEESRDVLHTRGEWELVDIKQAQTTLEITEGSYSELKYYIILRRRPILYVVNLLLPSCFLITLDLFSFLLPPQSVDRSSFKMTLILGYTVFLLIMNDLLPVTGNTTPLINVLFSVSLALMVASLLETVFITNIQFSASKYRKVPHWLSVLVLRYLAVVVCLPPKKMSNRITVSLHPPARAMSPCIISSGDLQSVSGDTPHEKPPPDPALDELRKLSRDLMAIRLQVDKHAQGSNTSEEWQMIGLVIDRLLFGLYIGFISSLFITIISIWVWSNAELS, translated from the exons ATGAAAGAAGTAAAGATAGCCGGGCTCCTttgcatcagtttttcactgctttacg GTTTTGTTGCACCATTGAACTGCACCAGCCCAACACCTAAGGCCTTGTTTGATGCACTTGAGACTGAATTATTTCCAAGAAAACTATTTCGACCTGTAGGAAACTTTACAGATGTACTAAATGTATCCATCGAAATGACGATAGTGGGAATTTTAGGAGTG AATGAAAAAGAGCAAACCTTAACAGTATTCATATGGCAATACCTG GAGTGGGATATAGATGGACTGAGCTGGGATGAGAAGGAATGTGGAACTACAAGAGTCTCTGTCCCTCGAGAACAGCTTTGGGTCCCAGACATCGTCATCAATGAGTT CATGGACGAGGACAAATCTCCCATAACGCCTTATGTCTACTTATACAACACAGGTCATGTTTACGATGATAGGCCGGTCAGAGTGATCGCCACCTGCAAATTAGTAATCTACACTTTCCCCTTTGATATCCAAAACTGCACTCTGACCTTTGAACCATACCTGCACTTTG CTGAAGACATAAAGATGAATCAAAGACATTCAGCTGCAGAGATCCTGGAGGAGTCCAGGGACGTGCTACATACCAGAGGAGAGTGGGAGCTTGTTGATATCAAACAAGCTCAAACAACCCTTGAAATAACAGAGGGAAGCTACTCTGAGCTCAAATACTAT ATCATTTTGAGACGTAGGCCAATCCTTTATGTGGTAAACCTCCTGTTGCCTAGCTGTTTCCTCATCACATTGGACCTCTTCAGCTTCCTGCTGCCTCCCCAAAGTGTGGATCGATCCTCCTTTAAGATGACCCTCATCCTGGGCTACACCGTTTTCCTGCTCATCATGAACGACCTGCTGCCTGTCACTGGAAATACAACACCTCTAATAA atgttttattctCAGTCAGTCTGGCTCTGATGGTGGCCAGCCTGTTGGAGACAGTGTTTATCACCAACATCCAGTTCAGCGCCAGCAAGTACAGAAAGGTGCCTCACTGGCTCAGTGTCCTTGTGCTACGATatcttgctgttgttgtttgtctcccTCCAAAAAAGATGAGCAACCGCATCACAGTCTCCCTTCACCCACCTGCTAGAG caATGAGTCCCTGCATCATCTCTTCAGGAGATCTTCAGAGCGTCTCTGGTGATACACCTCATGAGAAACCCCCTCCGGATCCAGCCCTGGATGAACTGAGGAAGCTGAGCAGAGATCTCATGGCCATCCGCCTCCAGGTAGACAAACATGCCCAGGGGAGCAATACCTCAGAGGAATGGCAAATGATCGGATTAGTCATTGACCGTCTGCTTTTTGGCCTGTACATTGGCTTCATCTCTTCCCTTTTTATCACTATCATATCCATCTGGGTCTGGAGTAACGCAGAACTTAGCTGA